One Mycolicibacterium sarraceniae genomic window carries:
- the fabG gene encoding 3-oxoacyl-ACP reductase FabG: MSLLAGQTAVITGGAQGLGFAIAEQFIAEGARVVLGDLNLDATQEAVDKLGGADVARAVMCNVTTYADVDALVDAAIEQFGSFDIMVNNAGITRDATLRKMTEDEFDQVISVHLKGTWNGLKKASSVMREQKHGAIVNMSSISGKVGMIGQTNYSAAKAGIVGMTKAASKELAHLGVRVNAIQPGLIRSAMTEAMPQRIWDSKVAEVPMGRAGEPSEVAKVALFLASDLSSYMTGTVLEVTGGRHL, encoded by the coding sequence ATGTCGTTGCTGGCTGGCCAGACCGCGGTCATCACCGGTGGAGCGCAGGGGCTCGGCTTTGCCATCGCCGAGCAGTTCATCGCCGAAGGCGCCCGTGTGGTGCTCGGTGACCTCAACCTCGACGCGACGCAGGAAGCCGTCGACAAACTCGGCGGCGCGGATGTTGCGCGGGCGGTCATGTGCAATGTCACCACCTACGCCGATGTCGACGCGCTGGTTGACGCCGCCATCGAGCAGTTCGGCAGTTTCGACATCATGGTGAACAACGCCGGGATCACCCGCGACGCCACCCTGCGCAAGATGACCGAGGACGAGTTCGACCAGGTCATCTCGGTGCATTTGAAGGGCACCTGGAACGGTCTGAAGAAGGCGTCGTCAGTTATGCGCGAGCAGAAGCACGGCGCGATCGTGAACATGTCCTCGATTTCCGGCAAGGTCGGCATGATCGGGCAGACCAACTACTCGGCGGCCAAGGCCGGCATCGTCGGCATGACCAAAGCCGCCTCCAAGGAACTGGCGCATCTGGGTGTGCGGGTCAACGCCATTCAGCCCGGACTGATCCGTTCGGCCATGACGGAGGCTATGCCGCAACGTATTTGGGATTCGAAGGTAGCTGAGGTGCCGATGGGCCGTGCCGGTGAGCCCTCGGAGGTCGCCAAGGTGGCGTTGTTCCTGGCCTCCGACCTGTCGTCGTACATGACCGGTACGGTCCTCGAGGTCACCGGCGGACGGCACCTGTGA
- a CDS encoding GntR family transcriptional regulator, producing MSAPDFAPRPQLAEDVARFVRTRIFNGTYPAGEYIRLDQLAAELGISVTPVREALFELRGEGLLDQLPRRGFVVLPFTDRDITDVSNLQAYVGGELAARAALNITDGQLRELSTFHDELVAAYAADDGDRAVRLNHEFHRAINVAADSAKLAQLMSQITRYAPESVFPTIEGWPDKSVADHKRILAALKAHDEERARAAMSQHLSAGAVPLIEHLVKNGVVQRFQTME from the coding sequence ATGAGCGCGCCCGATTTCGCGCCACGCCCGCAGCTGGCCGAGGATGTCGCCCGGTTCGTGCGCACCCGGATCTTCAACGGCACCTACCCCGCCGGTGAGTACATCCGGCTGGACCAGCTGGCGGCCGAACTGGGCATCAGTGTCACTCCGGTCCGCGAAGCGTTGTTCGAGCTGCGCGGGGAAGGCCTGCTGGATCAGTTGCCGCGGCGCGGCTTCGTAGTGCTCCCGTTCACCGACCGCGATATCACCGACGTCTCGAACCTGCAGGCCTATGTCGGCGGTGAGCTGGCCGCCCGGGCGGCGCTGAACATCACCGACGGCCAACTGCGGGAGTTGTCGACGTTCCACGACGAACTGGTCGCCGCCTACGCCGCCGACGACGGTGACCGCGCGGTGCGACTCAACCACGAATTCCACCGCGCTATCAACGTCGCGGCCGACTCCGCGAAGCTGGCGCAGTTGATGTCCCAGATCACCCGGTATGCACCGGAATCGGTGTTCCCCACCATCGAGGGCTGGCCGGACAAGTCGGTGGCCGACCACAAGCGGATCTTGGCGGCGCTCAAGGCGCACGACGAGGAGCGGGCTAGGGCCGCGATGTCGCAGCACCTGTCGGCAGGGGCGGTGCCGCTGATCGAACACCTGGTGAAAAACGGTGTGGTGCAGCGCTTTCAGACGATGGAATAA
- a CDS encoding mycofactocin-coupled SDR family oxidoreductase, with protein MTGKLSGKVAFITGAARGQGRAHAVKMAGEGADIIAVDIAGMLPECVPYNPATPEDLAETVRLVEESGRTIVSAVVDTRDLDGLKDVVAEGVAKLGRLDIIVANAGITSPAPWDEITQEAFRDVMDVNVTGTWNTVMAGAPSMVEAGRGGSIILISSAAGIKLQPFMVHYTTSKHAVTGMARAFAAELGKHNIRVNSVHPGPVNTDMGTGDMVAELGKAMETNPALSNMMLPFLPIYIAEPEDIADAVCFLASDDAKLITAEAISVDQGSTKY; from the coding sequence ATGACAGGAAAGCTCAGCGGCAAGGTCGCATTCATCACCGGAGCCGCTCGCGGCCAAGGCCGCGCGCATGCGGTGAAGATGGCCGGCGAAGGTGCCGACATCATCGCCGTCGACATCGCAGGCATGCTGCCGGAGTGCGTTCCGTACAACCCGGCCACTCCCGAGGATCTGGCCGAGACCGTGCGCCTGGTCGAGGAATCCGGCCGCACGATCGTGTCGGCGGTGGTCGACACCCGCGATCTCGACGGCCTCAAGGATGTCGTCGCCGAGGGCGTCGCCAAGCTCGGCCGGCTGGACATCATCGTCGCGAACGCGGGTATCACGTCGCCGGCGCCGTGGGACGAGATCACCCAAGAAGCCTTTCGGGATGTCATGGATGTCAACGTGACTGGGACGTGGAACACCGTGATGGCCGGTGCACCATCAATGGTCGAGGCCGGTCGCGGAGGATCGATCATCCTGATCAGCTCGGCGGCCGGTATCAAGCTGCAGCCGTTCATGGTGCACTACACCACCAGCAAGCATGCGGTCACGGGCATGGCCAGGGCATTCGCCGCCGAACTCGGCAAGCACAACATCAGGGTGAACAGCGTGCACCCCGGACCGGTCAACACCGATATGGGTACCGGCGACATGGTGGCAGAACTCGGCAAGGCGATGGAAACCAACCCGGCGCTGAGCAACATGATGCTGCCGTTCCTGCCGATTTACATCGCCGAGCCGGAAGACATCGCCGACGCGGTGTGCTTCCTGGCCAGCGACGATGCGAAACTGATTACCGCTGAGGCGATTTCAGTGGATCAGGGCTCGACGAAGTACTAA
- a CDS encoding phosphotransferase family protein gives MSAATAIPRYPSDVTGAWLAGILSRPGAPVEVETVEVTPVGTGQTGATFRIKATYATPADDLPASFILKLPAGDDAVRDRVTLGYRSECAFYQSVAEAVTIPIPQCFHVDIADEGASYALLLADQAPAVQGDQIAGCDLPEARLAVRALAGLHGPTWCDQRWQTFPGLVMTVIGEDAIRGLGDIAKMAAGITVEKLGERLNPEDAETLFAAMDLVTPWLLNAPERFALLHGDYRLDNLLFDGERVSVVDWQTLGVGLAGRDLAYFTGTSLEPGLRARAEKGLVAEYHRALIDTGVSDYDVETCWHDYLLGMIQVPLISALGCAFAVETERGDDMMAAMLRRGCAAIRDLGTLELITS, from the coding sequence ATGAGCGCCGCGACCGCGATTCCCCGCTACCCGTCTGATGTCACCGGCGCCTGGCTGGCCGGGATCCTCAGCCGCCCCGGCGCACCCGTCGAGGTGGAGACCGTGGAGGTGACGCCGGTGGGCACGGGCCAGACGGGCGCCACCTTCCGCATCAAGGCCACCTACGCCACCCCCGCTGACGATCTGCCCGCCAGCTTCATCCTGAAACTGCCCGCCGGCGACGACGCGGTGCGAGACCGGGTGACGCTCGGCTACCGCAGCGAGTGCGCGTTCTACCAGTCCGTCGCCGAGGCGGTGACGATCCCGATTCCGCAGTGCTTCCACGTCGATATCGCCGACGAGGGAGCCAGTTATGCACTACTGCTCGCCGACCAGGCGCCGGCTGTCCAGGGCGACCAGATCGCCGGCTGCGACCTGCCCGAGGCTCGCCTTGCGGTGCGGGCACTGGCCGGCCTGCATGGTCCGACGTGGTGTGACCAACGTTGGCAGACCTTCCCCGGGTTGGTGATGACGGTCATCGGTGAGGACGCTATCCGCGGTCTCGGTGACATCGCCAAGATGGCCGCCGGCATCACGGTCGAGAAACTCGGCGAGCGGCTGAACCCCGAGGACGCCGAAACACTTTTTGCAGCAATGGATCTGGTGACGCCATGGCTGCTGAACGCGCCGGAGCGCTTCGCCCTGCTGCACGGCGACTACCGCCTGGACAACCTGCTCTTCGACGGTGAGCGGGTCAGCGTGGTCGATTGGCAGACCCTGGGGGTTGGGCTGGCCGGCCGCGACCTGGCGTACTTCACCGGGACAAGCCTGGAACCGGGCTTGCGGGCCAGGGCCGAAAAGGGCCTCGTTGCCGAGTATCACCGCGCGCTGATCGACACCGGGGTGAGTGACTACGACGTGGAAACTTGCTGGCATGACTACCTTCTGGGGATGATCCAGGTGCCGCTGATCTCCGCGCTGGGCTGTGCGTTCGCGGTTGAAACCGAACGCGGTGACGACATGATGGCCGCGATGCTGCGCCGGGGCTGCGCAGCCATCCGCGATCTGGGCACACTCGAGCTGATTACAAGCTAG
- a CDS encoding SDR family NAD(P)-dependent oxidoreductase, which yields MVIGGASAIGWAVAQGLAAGGRQVTIADRNADGATERAADLGAPHDAARVDMADEASVAALFERTRPFDIVVNTAGIDGFGRITEQPVEDFRAIIDCGHPDPRQGLARRFQRPRVLSVGPAQ from the coding sequence GTGGTCATCGGCGGCGCATCAGCGATCGGCTGGGCGGTGGCCCAAGGACTGGCCGCCGGCGGGCGGCAGGTCACCATCGCCGACCGCAACGCCGACGGAGCGACCGAGCGCGCAGCCGATCTCGGCGCACCACATGACGCGGCCAGAGTGGACATGGCCGACGAAGCCAGCGTCGCCGCGCTCTTCGAGCGCACCCGGCCGTTCGACATCGTCGTGAACACCGCCGGAATCGACGGCTTCGGTCGCATCACCGAACAACCCGTCGAGGACTTCCGGGCCATCATCGACTGTGGACACCCCGATCCTCGACAAGGGCTGGCTCGGCGATTTCAACGGCCACGAGTTCTATCGGTTGGGCCAGCGCAGTGA
- a CDS encoding thiolase family protein, whose protein sequence is MPEPVIVGAVRTAIGRSFKGALVNTPPETLITTVLPEIVRRSGIDPADIDDVIFAESHYGGGDLARYAATASGLEHVPGQSVNRHCAGSLTAIGNASAQIGSGMERALIAGGVQSLSMTPLTNWRIPGPELKFEERWMPPTHVETPDAPAKDMSITVGWNTAQAAGISREEMDAWAVRSHQRAVAAQDAGKFLDEIIPLKVEQFDGSVVDFSVDEHPRRDTTAEKLAGLKVLHPEIEGFSITAGNSSGTNDACAAVALTERDYASSNGLDVLATVKAWGAVGVAPRDTGLGGVRVIGRVLDRAGLKPSDVTLWEINEAFAAVPIAAVKEYGIDDELVNFSGSGCSLGHPIAASGARMITTLIYELRRRGGGIGVAAMCAGGGQGGAVVIEV, encoded by the coding sequence ATGCCCGAACCAGTCATTGTCGGCGCCGTCCGGACCGCGATCGGTCGTTCCTTCAAGGGGGCGCTGGTCAACACCCCGCCCGAGACGCTGATCACCACGGTGCTGCCCGAGATCGTCCGCCGCTCTGGGATCGACCCGGCTGACATTGATGACGTCATCTTTGCCGAATCCCATTACGGCGGTGGCGACCTCGCCCGCTACGCGGCCACAGCCAGCGGCCTTGAGCATGTCCCCGGCCAGTCGGTGAACCGGCACTGCGCCGGCAGCCTCACCGCCATCGGCAACGCGTCGGCTCAGATCGGTTCCGGTATGGAGCGCGCGCTGATCGCCGGCGGCGTGCAGTCACTGTCGATGACGCCGCTGACCAACTGGCGGATCCCCGGCCCAGAGCTCAAGTTCGAGGAGCGGTGGATGCCGCCGACTCACGTCGAGACGCCGGACGCTCCCGCCAAGGACATGTCGATCACCGTCGGGTGGAACACCGCACAGGCGGCGGGCATCAGCCGCGAGGAGATGGATGCCTGGGCCGTGCGGTCACACCAGCGTGCCGTGGCAGCTCAGGACGCGGGCAAGTTCCTCGACGAGATCATCCCGCTCAAGGTCGAGCAGTTCGACGGGTCGGTCGTAGACTTCAGCGTCGATGAGCACCCCCGCCGCGACACCACGGCCGAGAAGCTGGCCGGCCTCAAGGTCCTGCACCCGGAGATCGAGGGCTTCTCGATCACCGCGGGCAACAGCAGCGGTACCAATGACGCGTGCGCGGCGGTCGCCCTGACCGAACGCGATTACGCGTCGTCCAACGGGCTCGACGTTCTGGCCACGGTGAAGGCCTGGGGCGCGGTGGGCGTCGCCCCGCGCGATACAGGCCTGGGCGGGGTCCGGGTCATCGGCCGGGTGCTCGACCGGGCCGGACTCAAGCCGTCCGATGTGACGTTGTGGGAGATCAACGAGGCTTTCGCCGCGGTGCCGATCGCGGCCGTCAAGGAATACGGCATCGACGACGAGCTGGTGAACTTCTCCGGCAGCGGCTGCAGCCTGGGCCACCCGATCGCGGCATCCGGCGCCCGCATGATCACCACCCTGATCTACGAGCTACGCCGTCGCGGCGGCGGTATCGGTGTCGCGGCGATGTGCGCCGGTGGCGGCCAGGGCGGTGCCGTCGTCATCGAGGTCTAG
- a CDS encoding acyl-CoA dehydrogenase family protein → MSEVSDDDFREILASTRQFVRSAVVPRETEILAEDKVPDDLRDQAKKMGLFGYAIPQEWGGLGLHIAQDVELAMELGYTSLALRSMFGTNNGIAGQVLVGFGTDEQKARWLEPIASGEVVASFALTEPGAGSNPSGLKTKAVRDGKSWVINGRKQYITNAPVANLFIVFARTRPADANGAGIAVFLVPADTAGVEIGVKDTKMGQEGAWTSDVNFTDVRVGDDTLIGGSEDIGYRAAMTSLARGRIHIAALAVGSAQRALEESVSYAATATQGGTPIGNFQLVQAMLADQQTGVMAGRALVRDAARKWVDNEDRRIAPSVAKLFCTEMAGNVADLAVQVHGGAGYMRGVPVERIYREVRLLRLYEGTSEIQRLIIGGGLVKEAQRKA, encoded by the coding sequence ATGTCCGAAGTCAGCGACGACGACTTCCGCGAAATCCTCGCTTCAACCCGCCAGTTCGTGCGGTCGGCCGTGGTGCCGCGAGAAACCGAGATCCTCGCCGAGGACAAGGTGCCCGACGATCTGCGCGATCAGGCCAAGAAGATGGGCCTGTTCGGCTACGCGATCCCCCAGGAGTGGGGCGGGCTGGGCCTCCACATCGCCCAAGACGTCGAGCTGGCGATGGAACTGGGCTACACGAGCTTGGCACTGCGCTCGATGTTCGGCACCAACAACGGCATCGCCGGCCAGGTGCTGGTCGGTTTCGGCACCGACGAGCAGAAGGCACGTTGGCTGGAACCGATCGCCTCCGGCGAGGTGGTCGCGTCGTTCGCGCTGACCGAGCCGGGAGCCGGCTCCAATCCGTCCGGCCTGAAGACGAAAGCCGTTCGGGATGGGAAGAGTTGGGTGATCAACGGGCGCAAGCAGTACATCACCAACGCACCGGTGGCCAACCTGTTCATCGTGTTCGCCCGCACCCGGCCCGCAGACGCCAATGGCGCGGGAATCGCGGTTTTCCTGGTGCCCGCGGACACGGCCGGCGTCGAGATCGGGGTCAAGGACACCAAGATGGGCCAGGAGGGCGCCTGGACCTCGGATGTGAATTTCACCGATGTGCGGGTCGGCGACGACACGCTCATCGGCGGCAGCGAGGACATCGGCTACCGGGCGGCGATGACCTCGCTGGCCCGCGGGCGCATCCACATCGCAGCGCTCGCGGTGGGCTCCGCCCAACGCGCGCTGGAGGAGTCGGTCAGCTACGCCGCCACCGCGACGCAGGGCGGCACCCCGATCGGCAATTTCCAGCTGGTTCAGGCGATGCTGGCCGACCAGCAGACCGGAGTCATGGCCGGGCGCGCACTGGTGCGCGACGCGGCACGTAAGTGGGTCGACAACGAAGACCGCAGGATCGCACCGTCGGTGGCGAAGCTGTTCTGCACCGAAATGGCGGGCAACGTCGCCGATCTCGCGGTCCAGGTGCACGGCGGCGCAGGCTATATGCGGGGTGTGCCGGTCGAGCGGATCTATCGCGAGGTCCGTCTGCTGCGACTGTACGAAGGCACCAGCGAGATTCAGCGCCTCATCATCGGCGGCGGACTAGTCAAGGAAGCGCAGCGAAAAGCATGA
- a CDS encoding maleylpyruvate isomerase N-terminal domain-containing protein translates to MNDHTLAERIALYRRAGDHAVSVVAQVPLDRWDSPALGTWSVRTLVGHIGRSFTTIVEYSARPTDRMDIADAAQYYLAIAGLLADPGQIDARAVQAGLTLGDHPLDAIRELQDRATVALDTDDRVIQTIAGGMRLSDYLPTRIVELGLHSVDLARAIGVSEALPPEVADAILAVTVEVARRRGDSQTLMCALTGRGPLPPGYSIV, encoded by the coding sequence ATGAACGACCACACCCTCGCCGAGCGCATCGCCCTTTACCGCCGGGCCGGTGACCACGCCGTGTCGGTGGTCGCACAGGTTCCCCTAGACCGCTGGGACAGTCCGGCGCTCGGGACGTGGTCGGTGCGAACGCTGGTCGGCCACATCGGCCGGTCATTCACCACCATCGTCGAATACTCGGCGCGGCCGACGGATCGAATGGACATCGCCGATGCCGCGCAGTATTACCTCGCGATCGCCGGATTGCTCGCCGACCCAGGCCAGATCGACGCCCGGGCCGTGCAGGCCGGGCTCACGCTGGGCGATCATCCCCTCGACGCCATCCGCGAACTGCAGGATCGCGCGACCGTTGCGCTCGACACCGACGACCGCGTCATCCAGACCATCGCCGGCGGGATGCGGCTGTCGGACTATCTGCCCACCCGCATCGTCGAACTCGGGCTACACAGCGTCGATCTGGCCCGCGCGATCGGGGTGTCCGAAGCACTGCCGCCCGAGGTCGCCGACGCCATCCTTGCCGTCACCGTCGAGGTCGCCCGGCGCCGCGGCGACAGTCAGACGCTGATGTGCGCCCTCACCGGCCGCGGACCGCTTCCACCGGGTTATTCCATCGTCTGA
- a CDS encoding SDR family oxidoreductase, with translation MDTPILDKGWLGDFNGHEFYRLGQRSETFYSPDQLAADTLRAIERNKALLVAPRQARMAWLFARLVPGLLNRMAERFVNQQRTDRRQPTP, from the coding sequence GTGGACACCCCGATCCTCGACAAGGGCTGGCTCGGCGATTTCAACGGCCACGAGTTCTATCGGTTGGGCCAGCGCAGTGAGACGTTCTATAGCCCTGATCAGCTGGCCGCCGATACGCTGCGGGCGATCGAACGCAACAAGGCCCTCCTGGTCGCACCGCGTCAGGCCCGTATGGCATGGCTTTTCGCTCGCCTGGTGCCCGGCTTGCTCAACCGGATGGCTGAGCGGTTCGTGAACCAACAACGCACCGACAGAAGGCAACCGACACCATGA
- a CDS encoding acetyl-CoA C-acetyltransferase encodes MTRTAVICEPVRTPIGRYGGMFASLTAVDLGVAALTGLLARTGVAPDAVEDVILGHCYPNSEAPAIGRVVALDAGLPVTVPGMQVDRRCGSGLQAVIQACLQVASGDNDLVVAGGAESMSNVAFYSTDMRWGGGRTGVQVHDGLARGRTTAGGKHYPVPGGMLETAENLRREYGISRQAQDELAVASHQRAVTAQKDGILADEIIPVTVATRRGEDVIDTDEHPRADTTLDSLGKLKPVLVKQDPEATVTAGNSSGQNDAASMCIVTTPERAAELGLTPLVRLVSWGSAGVGPEVMGIGPVPATEVALGKAGLSLADIDLIELNEAFAAQALAVMRAWGFTDTDHQRTNVHGSGISLGHPVGATGGRMLATLARELHRREARYGLETMCIGGGQGLAAVFERVTL; translated from the coding sequence GTGACGCGCACGGCCGTCATCTGCGAGCCGGTCCGCACGCCGATCGGGCGCTACGGCGGCATGTTCGCGTCGCTGACGGCCGTCGACCTCGGGGTGGCCGCGCTGACGGGTCTGCTGGCACGCACCGGGGTCGCCCCCGACGCCGTCGAAGACGTGATCCTCGGGCATTGCTATCCCAACAGCGAGGCACCGGCGATCGGCCGGGTGGTGGCACTCGACGCCGGCCTGCCGGTGACGGTGCCCGGCATGCAGGTCGACCGGCGCTGTGGCTCGGGTCTGCAGGCTGTCATCCAGGCGTGTCTGCAAGTCGCTTCGGGCGACAACGATCTCGTCGTCGCCGGTGGTGCGGAAAGCATGAGCAACGTCGCGTTCTACTCGACCGATATGCGCTGGGGTGGCGGACGGACCGGAGTGCAGGTCCACGACGGCCTGGCCCGCGGCCGGACCACCGCCGGTGGCAAGCACTATCCGGTACCGGGCGGCATGCTGGAGACCGCCGAGAACCTGCGCCGCGAGTACGGCATCTCCCGCCAGGCGCAGGACGAGCTGGCGGTGGCCTCCCATCAGCGGGCGGTCACCGCGCAGAAAGACGGCATCCTCGCCGACGAGATCATCCCCGTCACGGTCGCGACCCGCCGCGGCGAGGATGTGATCGACACCGACGAGCACCCCAGGGCCGACACCACCCTCGACTCGCTGGGCAAGCTCAAACCCGTTCTTGTCAAGCAAGATCCGGAGGCCACCGTCACCGCGGGTAACTCCAGCGGGCAGAACGACGCCGCCTCCATGTGCATCGTGACCACGCCGGAACGGGCCGCTGAACTGGGCCTGACCCCGCTGGTGCGGCTGGTCTCCTGGGGCTCGGCCGGAGTCGGGCCCGAGGTGATGGGCATCGGGCCGGTACCCGCCACCGAGGTCGCCCTGGGCAAGGCCGGATTGAGCTTGGCCGATATCGATCTCATCGAGCTCAACGAGGCGTTCGCCGCGCAGGCCTTGGCCGTCATGCGGGCATGGGGTTTCACCGATACCGACCACCAGCGCACCAATGTCCACGGTTCGGGAATCTCGCTCGGCCACCCCGTGGGAGCCACCGGCGGACGGATGTTGGCCACGCTCGCCCGCGAGCTGCACCGGCGGGAGGCCCGCTACGGGCTGGAGACAATGTGCATCGGCGGCGGCCAAGGGCTGGCCGCGGTGTTCGAAAGGGTGACCCTATGA
- a CDS encoding acyl-CoA dehydrogenase family protein: MTRLAQTLGLTEIQTEIVSTVRQFVDKEIIPNAQELEHSDTYPQAIVDQMREMGLFGLMVPEEYGGLGESLLTYALCVEELARGWMSISGVINTHFIVAYMIRQHGTDEQKQRYLPRMATGEVRGAFSMSEPELGSDVAAIRTKARDNGNGTYTIDGQKMWLTNGGSSTLVAALVRTEEGADKPHRNLTAFLIEKPSGFGEVAPGLTIPGKIDKLGYKGIDTTELIFDGYIASADDVLGAKPGQGFFQMMDGVEVGRVNVSARACGVGIRAFELAVRYAQQRSTFGKPIAEHQAIAFQLAEMATKVEAAHLMMVNAARLKDSGERNDVAAGMAKYLASEFCAEVTQQSFRIHGGYGYSKEYEIERLMRDAPFLLIGEGTSEIQKNIISKRLLADYRI, encoded by the coding sequence ATGACACGACTGGCCCAGACTCTCGGCCTGACCGAGATACAGACCGAAATCGTCTCCACCGTTCGACAATTCGTCGACAAAGAGATCATTCCCAACGCGCAGGAACTCGAGCATTCCGACACCTATCCGCAGGCCATTGTCGACCAGATGCGGGAGATGGGGCTCTTCGGCCTGATGGTGCCCGAGGAGTACGGCGGGTTGGGGGAGTCACTGCTCACCTATGCGCTGTGCGTCGAGGAACTCGCCCGCGGCTGGATGAGCATCTCTGGGGTGATCAACACCCACTTCATCGTCGCGTACATGATCCGCCAGCACGGCACCGACGAACAGAAGCAGCGGTACCTGCCCCGGATGGCCACCGGTGAGGTCAGGGGCGCGTTCTCGATGTCGGAGCCCGAGCTGGGTTCCGACGTCGCCGCGATCCGCACGAAGGCCAGGGACAACGGCAACGGCACGTACACCATCGACGGCCAGAAGATGTGGCTGACCAACGGCGGCAGCTCGACTCTGGTCGCCGCACTGGTGCGCACCGAGGAAGGTGCGGACAAGCCGCACCGCAACCTGACCGCTTTCCTGATCGAAAAGCCTTCGGGCTTCGGCGAAGTCGCTCCGGGCCTGACGATCCCCGGAAAGATCGACAAGCTCGGCTACAAGGGCATCGACACCACCGAACTGATCTTCGACGGGTACATCGCCAGCGCCGACGACGTCCTCGGTGCCAAACCGGGGCAGGGCTTCTTCCAGATGATGGACGGCGTCGAGGTCGGCCGGGTCAACGTGTCAGCCCGGGCCTGCGGGGTGGGCATCCGAGCCTTCGAGCTGGCGGTCCGATATGCCCAGCAGCGCAGCACGTTCGGCAAGCCGATCGCCGAGCATCAGGCCATCGCCTTCCAGCTGGCTGAGATGGCCACCAAAGTCGAAGCGGCACACCTGATGATGGTCAACGCCGCGCGGCTGAAGGACTCCGGCGAGCGCAACGACGTCGCCGCTGGGATGGCCAAGTACCTGGCCAGTGAGTTCTGCGCGGAGGTCACCCAGCAGAGCTTCCGCATCCACGGCGGATACGGGTATTCCAAGGAGTACGAGATCGAGCGGCTGATGCGCGACGCGCCGTTCCTGCTCATCGGTGAGGGCACCAGCGAGATTCAGAAGAACATCATCAGCAAGCGGCTGCTCGCCGACTACCGGATCTGA
- a CDS encoding TetR/AcrR family transcriptional regulator, translated as MAKSATATKRPRRERGSINPDDIIAGAFELAEQVSIDNLSMPLLGKHLGVGVTSIYWYFRKKDDLLNAMTDRALREYVFATPYVEAADWRETLANHARAMRKTFLGSPILCDLILIRSALSPRAVRAGEFEVEKAIASLVEAGLSTENAFDTYSAMSVHVRGSVVLQRLYEKNVAANEHAHQREDAIIGNAESTPLLARVSAEGHRIGAADERNFEFGLECILDHAAALIEEGKKPAAAKARRKR; from the coding sequence GTGGCAAAGTCAGCGACCGCCACCAAGCGCCCCCGGCGCGAGCGTGGGTCGATCAATCCCGACGACATCATCGCCGGTGCCTTCGAACTCGCCGAACAGGTGTCGATCGACAACCTGAGCATGCCGCTGCTGGGGAAGCATCTCGGCGTCGGTGTCACCAGCATCTACTGGTATTTCCGAAAGAAGGACGACCTACTCAACGCGATGACCGACCGGGCACTGCGCGAGTACGTGTTCGCCACGCCCTACGTCGAAGCCGCCGACTGGCGGGAGACCCTGGCCAATCACGCACGCGCGATGCGCAAGACCTTCCTGGGGAGTCCGATCCTGTGCGACCTGATCCTGATCCGCTCGGCACTGTCCCCGCGCGCCGTGCGCGCCGGCGAGTTCGAGGTCGAGAAGGCGATCGCCAGCCTGGTCGAGGCCGGGCTGTCCACCGAGAACGCGTTCGACACCTACTCGGCGATGTCCGTGCATGTGCGGGGTTCGGTTGTCCTGCAACGGCTTTACGAGAAGAACGTGGCCGCCAACGAGCATGCGCACCAGCGTGAAGACGCGATCATCGGCAATGCCGAGAGCACGCCGCTGCTGGCCCGGGTGAGCGCCGAGGGGCACCGGATCGGTGCCGCCGACGAGCGCAATTTCGAGTTCGGGCTGGAGTGCATCCTCGATCACGCGGCTGCGCTGATCGAGGAGGGCAAGAAGCCCGCAGCCGCCAAGGCCCGCCGCAAGAGATAG